Below is a window of Deltaproteobacteria bacterium DNA.
TGGATGGATTGGCATTTTTGACCATTTTTTCACCAGTCGAACCCGATTGAAAAATGGGCAATTTGAGAGGAAAAAAATAATTTAAAAAACTTGACGGTTCGAACCGTTAAGTAACTGTCGATTACCGTAACATAGGCAGCAAATAAGATCAATGCCGGAATTGATCCGGACGGAAGGTAAAGGAGGAAAAGGGGCCGGCTCTATTATCCCTGAATATGTAATTAGAACCTTCCCCTTTAAGTCTAAAAAAAATCATAAATCTTTAAAAGGAACAAAAAAAAGGAGGGCACTATGTTTAAGTTGAAATGGTTAGTTGTTTTGGTTTTGTTTCTCTTTGCAGTACCACCGAGTTATGCCGATGATCATACAAAGCTCCTCGGTACTTGGAAGTTAGTTTCCTGGGAATCGGAATTTCAAGCAACGGGTGAACGAGAACTTGTCTTGGGAAAGAGCCCTACAGGCTATTCAATCTTCACTCGTGAGGGGCGCATGATGACGGTCCTTACGGGCGAGGGGCGCACGGCACCGAAAACAGATCTGGATCGCGCTAACCTATTTAAGTCCATGTTAGCTTACACGGGTATGTTTCGTATCGAAGGAGACAAGATGATAATTAAAGTAGATGGTTCTTGGAACCCTGCATGGATGGGTACTGAACAGGTACGTTTTCTCAAGTTCGATGGTGACCGGTTCCATGTTCTCACACCATGGATGAAATCGACTCTCCGACCAGAAAAAGGAATGACGCGGGTAATTTTGACATTCGAACGGGCGAAATAGAGGAACGAGCGATTTCCCAAATGTTTCCCTAATTTCATCTGCATCATTGAGGCAAGGTGACACTGCCATCATCAAGTGTGTGAATCAAACGGATGTAGTGGACAGCTATCAGCTTTTGCTGCATCCGTAATCTTATGTTGACTTTCAACCGTAATGTTCACTTCCTGAATAAGACTCTTACTATTGACTCGTAGGTGCTGTCAGTTTGTAGCCTAATTGGAATTTGATTTGATCAGGTGTACGGACTACCGGGTGAAGGGTGCTTGGTGGACGAAGTAACCGTAGCCACCCCTTTCAATAAAAAACGGTTATGTGTAGACTCATGTACATTTCAATTTTAAGAAAACCATATTTCAGTTTGCCGGCAACCTAATTGCCTTGTTGAGTAGCCCCCGTTTTAACCGGTCATCGAGACCTTTGAAAAAACTCCCGCTTTGTCATTTCGACTGAAAGGAGAAATCCTTGTCCCGACTGAAGGGAGGGATCTTAAAGATTTCTCACATTCGTTCGGAATGACAGATGTGAGATTGCCACGGGCTATGCCCTCGCAACGACTTCGTCGGATTGTCACGTCCCACCACGGCTTCGCCTTGTGGCTTCGGCTCACTCGCTCCTTCTAAGAAACTTCCCCTCCTCCGGTGGGACGGGATCAAGGGGAAGGGGAAACGAATCATCTTCTCACCCTCCCTCTATCCCTCCCATCAAGGGAGGGAAGTTAAATGGGTGTCTCTCCCATCGAGGGAGAGGGAGTGTTAAGTTTCTTCCATCCGAAGTTACACCTACTTTACCAACGGAAACAGTGGCCCATCGGTGACTACGAAGAAGATGCAGTCCTCATCTTTGGGTACCTGGAAGGGGCCGTGGACGTCTCCGGCCGGGGCATAGAAAAACATACCTTTGCTTGTCTTCTGGCCGGTCTCAGTATCGACCAGCGCGCCCTGCACGATTAAGATGTCGTGTCCGCAGGGGTGTCCGTGTTTCGGCTCCACGTAGCCGGCCGGGAACTTAACCAGTGCAGCCGTCACGCCGGTCTTTTCGTCCATGCTGAGCAACTTGAGTGTCGCCCCGGGGGGCAGGTCGTCCGGGCATGGCGCCCAGTCCATTGTTTTAGGATCGATAACAACTGTCGGTCTCATTTCACATCCTCCTTTCGTGCTGTACTCTAACGTTTTTTACTCATAGCAGCGACTTTAGTTGTTTGCCGTACGGAAAAAGCGACTGGAGTCACTACCATGAACCCTATATTTGGGAAGGCTTCTCCCTTTACAATTCTCCGTCTACAAACGCCTGGAGGGCGTTGTCGATTTCCACCAAGACATACACAGGTTAGCACCCGGCGTAGTCCAGCACCTTGGCGCCCTTTTTCCGCAGGCGATTTAGATAATTATCAATATCCTTTTTGCTCGGCGAGGTTTTCCAGCAATCGCCGACGGTAATGAACAGGTTGTAGTCCATCGCCGGGGCGGGCACATTCCAGCCAGACAGGATGCCCACTTTCTCCACACGCTTGCCTGAGGCGGCAAAACCGTCCAGCGCGCCGCGAATCATCGCCATGCATCCCGGACAGGTACCGGTCTCGTACACGTCTATCCCCGCAACCGCCCCTGCCGGATCGCCGACGGGGCGCTTGAAATACCGGCGCACTTCCTCTATGCGCGTTCCCACAACCTTGATCTCCTCGGGGAACCTGGCCTTGCCCACGCCTTCGTGATGGGCGATGCGGACAGCGGGAACCTCGAAAGGGTCAATACCCATCACCAGGCAGGCCACCGCATCCACGGCCACTGCATCCTTGCTGGCGATGACGCAGTTCATGTCTACCCGCTTACCGGCGTGTGGGCCTTGCCCCTCCATGCCGATGATGCCGTCCAGGATGGTGAAATGGGGCGGCAGGACCTTGTGCAGGTCCACCATTTTTTGTCCCAGGTCGCTTCGGTGTGAGCCTTCCATCGCGGAATGATGGCTGCCAAAGGGCGTAGAACCGTCCCAGACGACCACCCCGTTCCAGTTCTTGAGAGCCATCGTCACATAGCCCTCGATGTGGGTCTTCATCTTCGGTACGTCCACAAGCACGTCTGCCTCGGCCAGCGCCTTGAAGACGCGGGCTTTCTTGATTGCCTTGCCCGCCGGGACGTCCAGCTCGACCAGCTCCGTCTCGTCCAGGTAGACTACTTCGTCAATACCACCGCGCCGCGCCGCTGCTTCCAGGCCGGTTTTCTCTAAGGCCTTCCGTGAGCCGCCCAGGATTTTACCCAAAGAAGGGCTGTCGCCCATCCTCAGGTAGCAATCGGGTACCTCCCGCTTGATAACCCGGCAGAGGGCCTCCATGAAACGGGGGTCTATCGAGGCGTAATTGGTCGGCGGGACATTGGCAAAACAGTTGGGCTTGAGGAAGACCCGTTGCCCCGGACGGATGACCTTTTTCACTCCGCCCGCGCTCAGCCTAAAGGCTTCCGCGATCATCTCTTCGATAGCAGCTACTGACTTGGGGGGATAGGCGAGAACGTCCTGATCGGTACCCTTGGCCCCTGGCAAAAGATCTCGGTGAATTAAAGCTACTGTGCTTTTCTTCATTTTGCACCTCCATTTCGGGATCGCCTGATTAAATGGATAGGTTTGTCTTAAGGGATTAGTGAATAGTATTGGGATCTGTCTTGTATGTCAACATATTTTCACCGCAATATGGTTATGTTTTGTTTCAATGTCATTGACTTTAGGAAAAATGTCACCCTCCCCTCAATCCCCTCCCATCAAGGGAGGGGAAATAGAGGTTATTGATACATAGGTGAAAGCTCAAAAATCACTAACCCATGAAAAGTTTAATCTCTACAGGATTGATCTTCGGCCATTATACCTTTCCGTGTCGTAATACTTATTCACATCAACCAGCTTTAGTTTGTTGATGATCTCTTTCAGAGGAACACTGGTAATTTCACCCCTAACAAGACTCACCATGCGCCCGAAATCTTCATTGACAATCATATCGACAGCGGCAATGCCAAACCATCTGGCCATCAAACGGTCATGTGCAGATGGCGTTCCGCCTCGCTGTAAATGACTCAAGACGAGAGATCGTGATTCAAAACCTGTTCTTATTTCAATTTCATTCGCAACATAACTCGCTATACCCCCAAGGGTAGTATGGCCGAAGTCATCAACTTTATTGTCTCTGAGGAATTCCTGCTTTCCCGAGAGTTTTGCCCCTTCAGAAGCTACAATAATTGAATAGTGTATTTCCCGTCCCTTCCGCTCACGAAGAAGTTCACACACCTCATCCATATCAAAAGGGTATTCAGGTATCAAAATAATATAAGCGCCGCTGCATTCACCTCCGTGAAGCGCAAGCCACCCCGCATGGCGCCCCATCGTTTCAACGACAAAGATACGGCTGTGAGAACCCGCAGTTGTTCGTAAACGATCAATTTCCTCTGTGATCACATTAACTGCCGTATCATAACCGAGTGAATATTCAGTTCCTGTAAGGTCATTGTCGATTGTCTTCGGAATCCCTACCGTCTTTACACCTAACTTATGCAATTTATACGCAACACCGAGGGTATCTTCTCCGCCCAGTACGGCAACAACATCAATCCCAAGTTTTTTAATGTTTTCAATTAACCTTTCAGAGCGGTCATTTATCGGATTAAACGGATTGGTACGCGACGTTCCCAAGTTTGTTCCACCATAGCGATCCCATGTTCGAACTGTCTCTTCATCAAGATGTTTAAGGTATCGATCACAGCTTTTGGGATCGTCCGGATCGATATCTACTAATCCCTTCCAGCCTTCGACAACACCTACAACCTCGAAGGAAACGGAACGTTTCTGCACGAGTTTAGGATCAAGAGCGCTTTTTGTCACCCATTTTATCGCACCATTCAAACCGGGACAATCTCCTCCACCTGTTAAAATGGCTATCTTCGTTTTCATAATTTCTAACCTCAGAAGTATTAAGAACTCGTAATAAGTCGAAAGCCCTGTCACTCAGGTCCCCGCCTTCGTGGGGATAAACTGCGGTGGGAGTCTAGAACTATTTAACATTACTGGATTCCCGCTTTCGCGGGAATGACAAATAGAGACGAAATCTGGCTTTTTACGAAACCGTCAATATTATCCTTACATTAATGGAGAATAATACTAATCTTTAAAATTTTCAATATTAGTTTCAAAATTGTGATAATAATACGCAGCACAAAGCAGGTCACGGGAGATACACACATTATCAGGTGTATAAAAAAACACTTGCAAATTTTACCATGATGTTTTAGTTAGCAGCCCACACTATTCATTGGAGATAAAATATGTCGAGAATCTGCGAGGTATGCGGCAAAAAGCCGGTTGTTGGTAACAACGTAAGCCATGCCAATAATAGATCAAAAAGAACCTGGTATCCTAATTTGCAGAAGCTGCGTTGTGTAGACAAAAAAACAGGGGCAATAAAACGTACAAAGGTTTGTACGAGGTGTATACGTTCTGGTTTTGTGAAGAAGGCGCTATAACGGATTGATAAAGCCGGAGTCTCTTATAGCCTGAAATGTTGGATATATAAATTCTTTATA
It encodes the following:
- a CDS encoding lipocalin-like domain-containing protein, which encodes MKWLVVLVLFLFAVPPSYADDHTKLLGTWKLVSWESEFQATGERELVLGKSPTGYSIFTREGRMMTVLTGEGRTAPKTDLDRANLFKSMLAYTGMFRIEGDKMIIKVDGSWNPAWMGTEQVRFLKFDGDRFHVLTPWMKSTLRPEKGMTRVILTFERAK
- a CDS encoding DUF362 domain-containing protein; the protein is MKKSTVALIHRDLLPGAKGTDQDVLAYPPKSVAAIEEMIAEAFRLSAGGVKKVIRPGQRVFLKPNCFANVPPTNYASIDPRFMEALCRVIKREVPDCYLRMGDSPSLGKILGGSRKALEKTGLEAAARRGGIDEVVYLDETELVELDVPAGKAIKKARVFKALAEADVLVDVPKMKTHIEGYVTMALKNWNGVVVWDGSTPFGSHHSAMEGSHRSDLGQKMVDLHKVLPPHFTILDGIIGMEGQGPHAGKRVDMNCVIASKDAVAVDAVACLVMGIDPFEVPAVRIAHHEGVGKARFPEEIKVVGTRIEEVRRYFKRPVGDPAGAVAGIDVYETGTCPGCMAMIRGALDGFAASGKRVEKVGILSGWNVPAPAMDYNLFITVGDCWKTSPSKKDIDNYLNRLRKKGAKVLDYAGC
- a CDS encoding ATP-dependent 6-phosphofructokinase; this encodes MKTKIAILTGGGDCPGLNGAIKWVTKSALDPKLVQKRSVSFEVVGVVEGWKGLVDIDPDDPKSCDRYLKHLDEETVRTWDRYGGTNLGTSRTNPFNPINDRSERLIENIKKLGIDVVAVLGGEDTLGVAYKLHKLGVKTVGIPKTIDNDLTGTEYSLGYDTAVNVITEEIDRLRTTAGSHSRIFVVETMGRHAGWLALHGGECSGAYIILIPEYPFDMDEVCELLRERKGREIHYSIIVASEGAKLSGKQEFLRDNKVDDFGHTTLGGIASYVANEIEIRTGFESRSLVLSHLQRGGTPSAHDRLMARWFGIAAVDMIVNEDFGRMVSLVRGEITSVPLKEIINKLKLVDVNKYYDTERYNGRRSIL
- the rpmB gene encoding 50S ribosomal protein L28 encodes the protein MSRICEVCGKKPVVGNNVSHANNRSKRTWYPNLQKLRCVDKKTGAIKRTKVCTRCIRSGFVKKAL